A single genomic interval of Coccidioides posadasii str. Silveira chromosome 1, complete sequence harbors:
- a CDS encoding uncharacterized protein (EggNog:ENOG410PZQK~COG:S), whose amino-acid sequence MSVSINAALRVPGHQGEGYFFKGQRYLRMWWKPGTPEERKVFGPAKITDEWKIIRDAGFTSVDAMLPSTNDPQKVYAFSGNRYVRFSFVPGTPQESKIFGPAKIVDEWKSLRDAGFEKVDAVIPIPSTKKEEYEEEAYFFSGTQYIRVRYTPGTPKEEVVFGPTKITNEWKILRDAGFDTMDAFIPNSNSNTDVEVYGFRGTKYVRFRFTPGTPKEEVIFGPAGISENWATLREL is encoded by the coding sequence ATGTCCGTCAGTATCAACGCCGCGCTCCGTGTCCCCGGGCACCAGGGCGAGGGATACTTCTTCAAGGGCCAGCGCTACCTCCGCATGTGGTGGAAGCCCGGAACCCCCGAGGAGCGCAAAGTCTTCGGACCCGCCAAAATCACTGACGAATGGAAAATCATCCGCGACGCCGGCTTTACCTCCGTGGATGCAATGCTCCCAAGCACCAACGACCCACAGAAGGTATATGCTTTCAGCGGAAACCGCTATGTCCGTTTCAGCTTCGTTCCCGGTACTCCGCAGGAATCCAAGATCTTCGGCCCCGCAAAGATCGTCGACGAATGGAAGTCTCTCCGTGACGCCGGATTCGAGAAGGTCGATGCCGTCATCCCCATTCCATCCACGAAGAAAGAAGAGTATGAGGAAGAAGCCTACTTCTTCAGCGGGACCCAGTACATCCGCGTGAGATACACCCCCGGCACCCCAAAGGAGGAAGTCGTCTTCGGACCCACGAAGATCACAAATGAATGGAAAATTCTCCGTGACGCTGGGTTTGACACGATGGACGCCTTTATTCCAAATTCGAACAGCAACACCGACGTTGAGGTGTATGGATTCCGTGGAACCAAGTACGTCCGCTTCCGATTCACTCCCGGAACGCCAAAGGAGGAGGTGATCTTTGGGCCGGCGGGTATCTCTGAGAATTGGGCCACTCTCCGCGAGCTTTAA
- a CDS encoding uncharacterized protein (EggNog:ENOG410PGXJ~COG:S~TransMembrane:6 (o30-48i60-78o84-106i118-143o163-181i193-218o)~BUSCO:10016at33183) — MRERFAFTIRDEGEKRGRPDHDPDGLVLEAWAQGFMVGTLVFMAAITIANMRRRMLLHKLILAELLLGIGHGTFIFFHEPVYGWYLSCTAIGLNMSWTLHNIIAWLKNRPFMSRRVSMIYIGTVILAQPYWVLEIYANFAFFNNINDLFLRTRPWEPLFRDPWWIYTTCNLFWVIKSQYDFGISELLRNGPRFGIMLIAMCISIIFIIFDTLSVLRVLKGALPTGINPFWKLSFVFKCLCDAVVLDDFKTALDRLRDYWLAKNGVEVEGTERQSKSNAAATPVNRSRFWRNSAGIIEPLELKRQQKDDTNCSSSGLSQENQVTPFGHL, encoded by the exons ATGCGAGAGCGCTTCGCATTCACGATTCGGGATGAGGGAGAGAAACGAGGGCGCCCTGACCATGATCCGGATGGATTGGTGCTGGAGGCGTGGGCGCAGGGTTTCATGGTGGGAACCTTGGTCTTCATGGCCGCAATCACCATCGCTAATATGCGGCGGCGCATGTTGCTTCACAAACTCATTTTAGCAGAG TTGCTCCTGGGCATCGGCCACGGAACCTTTATCTTTTTCCACGAACCAGTATACGGCTGGTATCTCTCTTGCACTGCGATTGGCTTGAACATGTCCTGGACCCTTCACAATATCATTGCCTGGTTGAAAAACAGGCCGTTTATGAGCCGGAGAGTGTCCATGATATATATCGGAACTGTTATCCTCGCCCAACCTTATTGGGTGTTGGAGATATACGCGAATTTCGCCTTTTTCAATAATATTAATGATTTATTTTTAAGGACCCGCCCTTGGGAGCCTCTTTTCCG AGATCCCTGGTGGATATATACAACATGTAATCTTTTCTGGGTTATCAAATCCCAGTACGACTTTGGAATCTCCGAGCTATTACGGAACGGCCCGCGATTTGGCATCATGCTGATTGCTATGTGCATTTCCATTATCTTCATCATTTTCGACACCCTAAGCGTGCTACGCGTGCTTAAGGGGGCTTTGCCCACGGGCATCAATCCGTTCTGGAAA CTATCCTTTGTCTTCAAATGTCTTTGCGATGCCGTGGTGCTAGACGACTTCAAGACCGCGCTCGATCGGCTTCGAGATTATTGGCTGGCGAAGAACGGGGTGGAAGTGGAGGGGACCGAGCGACAGTCAAAGAGCAACGCAGCGGCCACTCCGGTGAACAGATCAAGATTCTGGCGAAACTCTGCCGGAATCATAGAACCGCTTGAGCTGAAGCGGCAGCAAAAAGATGACACGAACTGTAGCAGTTCGGGACTGAGTCAAGAAAACCAAGTCACGCCCTTTGGGCATTTATGA
- the GRE2 gene encoding methylglyoxal reductase (NADPH-dependent) gre2 (EggNog:ENOG410PJT2~COG:Q~BUSCO:10346at33183), whose translation MARILLTGGSGFIAAHVLDTLLERGHSVVTTVRSEEKAQRIRDAHPGVPKAKLDFVIVPDIAKPDAFDKAVVSDPPFDTVIHTASPFHFRATDAQEQLLKPAINGTVGILRAIKNSAPTVKRVVVTSSFAAILDQAKPPTYVYSEADFNPTTEEDATKNPFLGYRASKALAENAAWDFIEKEKPNFTLATCNPPLVIGPLVHYLSSLDAINTSCERFRDLITGAAKEHCPPTVSPLWVDVRDIALAHALAAEKPEAANQRFFTVAGELSNREIAEIIWNEFPELRDRLPQGDALKSGENPPEGVFGFDNRKSKEVLGLTYRPLKEAVVDAVKSILPLVK comes from the exons ATGGCCAGAATTCTTTTGACCG GCGGAAGTGGCTTTATTGCCGCCCATGTTCTTGATACCCTCCTTGAGCGTGGCCATTCGGTCGTGACGACGGTCAGGTCGGAAGAAAAAGCTCAGAGAATTAGAGATGCGCATCCAGGCGTTCCCAAGGCGAAACTTGACTTTGTGATCGTGCCCGATATTGCGAAGCCTGACG CATTCGACAAGGCCGTTGTTTCAGACCCTCCGTTCGATACTGTTATTCATACCGCTAGCCCATTCCATTTCCGGGCTACCGACGCCCAAGAGCAGCTTTTGAAGCCTG CTATTAACGGAACCGTTGGAATCCTTCGTGCAATTAAAAACAGTGCTCCGACCGTCAAGAGAGTGGTAGTCACGTCTTCCTTTGCAGCCATCCTCGACCAAGCGAAGCCACCAACATATGTGTATTCAGAG GCTGACTTCAATCCGACTACGGAGGAAGACGCTACAAAAAATCCCTTCTTGGGTTACCGCGCGAGCAAAGCCCTTGCC GAGAACGCGGCCTGGGACTTTATAGAAAAGGAGAAGCCGAATTTCACTCTTGCAACA TGCAACCCGCCGCTTGTCATAGGACCCTTGGTCCACTATCTTAGCTCTCTCGACGCCATCAACACCTCCTGCGAACGATTCCGCGACCTTATAACCGGCGCAGCCAAGGAGCACTGTCCGCCGACTGTCAGTCCTCTCTGGGTCGACGTACGGGACATTGCGCTTGCCCACGCCCTGGCAGCCGAGAAGCCAGAGGCTGCCAATCAACGATTCTTCACCGTTGCGGGGGAACTCAGCAACAGGGAGATTGCGGAGATTATATGGAATGAGTTCCCGGAGCTGCGAGATAGGTTACCGCAGGGCGATGCGTTGAAGTCGGGTGAGAATCCGCCAGAGGGGGTGTTCGGGTTCGACAACCGCAAATCGAAAGAGGTTTTGGGATTAACGTATCGGCCTTTGAAGGAGGCTGTTGTTGACGCGGTTAAAAGTATTCTACCGTTGGTGAAGTAA
- a CDS encoding uncharacterized protein (EggNog:ENOG410PHMX~COG:Q), protein MTNFSIKIVSDTVCPWCYVGKKRLEKAIKLYRAAHPESNDTFSISWFPFYLNPNSPKSGIDKQAYYHQRFGPERTRMMQSRLEQVGQAEGINFKFGGRTGNTRDSHRLIQLAKTRGEDTQTRVVEELFAAYFENEGDITSHDTLTKAAVKAGLGEAEVKAWLESDQGGPEVDKEVQDAQRSFVSGVPNFTIQGKYEIGGAEDPQAFLEIFETIKKG, encoded by the exons ATGACTAACTTCAGCATCAAAATCGTATCAGACACCGTTTGCCCG TGGTGCTATGTTGGCAAAAAGAGGCTTGAAAAGGCCATCAAGCTGTACCGCGCGGCCCATCCAGAATCCAACGACACCTTCTCAATCTCCTGGTTTCCGTTCTACCTCAATCCGAACTCACCCAAGTCCGGCATTGACAAACAGGCGTATTACCACCAGCGGTTCGGACCCGAACGGACCCGGATGATGCAGTCTCGCCTCGAGCAGGTGGGGCAGGCTGAGGGTATCAACTTCAAGTTCGGAGGGCGGACAGGCAACACACGGGATTCTCATCGGCTCATACAACTGGCAAAGACAAGGGGAGAAGATACGCAGACGCGTGTGGTCGAGGAGTTGTTTGCTGCGTATTTTGAGAACGAAGGGGACATCACCTCTCACGACACGCTAACAAAAGCGGCTGTAAAGGCAGGGCTGGGCGAAGCCGAGGTCAAAGCTTGGCTGGAAAGCGACCAGGGAGGCCCAGAGGTCGACAAAGAAGTGCAGGATGCTCAGAGGTCATTCGTATCTGGAGTGCCAAATTTCACCATTCAGGGAAAATATGAAATCGGAGGCGCGGAAGACCCTCAGGCTTTCCTTGAAATCTTTGAAACAATAAAAAAAGGCTGA
- a CDS encoding uncharacterized protein (EggNog:ENOG410PMFP~COG:S) codes for MASRQNDLLNWRWEDLICFAGNGDNIEQIQLPPQMEEAAVHTSFDPSSANPPFTPHQTYSQAKHFPRNSVMEPIDPAGIPDFTPDMIPMVSGLDLVNHWVQQQQQQWSEDFFVGEDLDTEPLLAKKKLSNAHGLLASESSRSIHENLVREPNIPPYKDPVYEAQMALLGSHQRNAPEGITANSQALIHSLLNTCEHQVPQHSLFNDDIFKVTCEKLQGENGARVIQDVSRLIVPSAETLATFGETGLDFLIEGVNQRWYSCEPFYGPPPQPHYSVGFKRSSFTEEQIVKLLPYIGDWDCTSHFLGSFSMFFPSFTAEVKCGSEGLDVADRRNLHSATISLRGVTQLFKQVGRAAEVNREILAFSISHDHKFVRIYGHYPVFKDGIATFWRHSIHEFSITALDGRDKWTAFHFTRNLYSIFMPMHFKRICSAVDQLWGGLSLNLDQPFFPLNMNDRQKNFTLTDDDPSTATATCRPPGMQGESDSEGTCTVTGDPTSTTTSTSEYPVHGGNNGQTNFIVPDVLDPAALPAYEIPGTEYWRFPGL; via the coding sequence ATGGCCTCGCGTCAGAACGATCTCCTGAACTGGAGGTGGGAAGATCTGATATGCTTCGCCGGGAACGGCGACAACATTGAACAGATACAATTGCCGCCTCAGATGGAAGAGGCAGCAGTCCACACCTCTTTTGACCCTTCTTCCGCCAATCCACCCTTTACACCCCATCAAACATATTCACAAGCAAAGCATTTCCCCAGAAACTCAGTGATGGAGCCGATTGACCCGGCTGGCATCCCGGATTTTACACCGGATATGATACCAATGGTCTCCGGTCTCGATCTTGTCAATCATTGGgtccagcagcagcagcagcagtggTCTGAGGATTTCTTCGTCGGTGAAGACCTGGACACAGAGCCCCTGCTGGCGAAAAAGAAATTGTCTAATGCTCACGGTCTTCTAGCATCCGAGTCAAGCAGGTCAATACATGAAAACCTTGTGCGGGAACCCAACATTCCTCCCTACAAAGACCCAGTCTATGAAGCGCAGATGGCACTTTTGGGAAGCCATCAACGGAACGCGCCCGAAGGAATCACGGCCAACAGCCAAGCTCTAATCCATTCCCTTTTGAACACATGCGAGCATCAGGTGCCCCAGCATTCGCTGTTCAATGATGATATCTTCAAAGTAACCTGCGAGAAATTACAGGGTGAAAACGGTGCCAGAGTCATCCAGGATGTGAGCCGCCTCATCGTTCCTTCGGCGGAAACCCTTGCCACGTTTGGCGAAACTGGCTTGGATTTTCTCATCGAGGGCGTCAATCAACGCTGGTACAGCTGCGAGCCGTTCTACGGCCCGCCTCCCCAACCGCATTATTCCGTTGGGTTTAAACGGTCTTCCTTCACCGAGGAGCAAATAGTGAAGCTTCTACCATACATCGGTGATTGGGATTGCACGTCTCACTTCCTTGGATCCTTCAGCATGTTCTTCCCATCATTCACAGCTGAAGTCAAGTGTGGCAGCGAGGGCCTTGATGTCGCCGACAGACGCAATTTGCACAGCGCGACGATTTCACTGAGAGGGGTGACACAACTTTTTAAGCAGGTAGGGCGCGCCGCGGAGGTCAACCGAGAGATTTTGGCCTTTTCAATATCACATGACCATAAATTCGTGCGGATTTATGGTCACTACCCTGTGTTTAAGGATGGCATTGCTACTTTCTGGCGTCATTCTATTCATGAATTCTCCATCACTGCCTTGGATGGCAGAGATAAATGGACAGCCTTTCATTTTACTCGAAATCTTTACAGCATATTCATGCCTATGCACTTTAAACGGATATGCTCAGCAGTTGAccagctttggggtggtCTATCATTGAATCTCGACCAGCCTTTCTTTCCACTGAATATGAATGACAGGCAAAAAAACTTTACCCTAACAGACGATGATCCTTCAACAGCTACAGCTACATGTCGACCGCCTGGTATGCAGGGCGAAAGCGACAGCGAAGGAACCTGCACTGTGACAGGGGACCCTACCTCAACAACCACATCAACCAGTGAATATCCTGTACATGGTGGAAATAACGGCCAAACAAACTTCATTGTGCCAGATGTCCTTGATCCGGCGGCGTTGCCTGCTTATGAGATACCTGGTACAGAGTATTGGAGGTTTCCCGGTCTCTAA
- a CDS encoding uncharacterized protein (EggNog:ENOG410Q5FG), translated as MHNILKDALSYLSLYGALKNYCRRWKSTVKSHKLRHPLTLPPPESRPLPIYHRKKQQQQQQQRYQPQTESIFFTLPLEIRRQIYSYAFGGRAVKRPFLVRSVDWHAGGHQHSSHASQQQHVPRRIQWADIIPIALLQTCRQIYTEAIEVFYSDAIFKAFTPVDMNRIFMGVPSQRLDSVRSIWIDIRFAITCSLQCDGLEEVFDERTWAEVVRSFARFPRLRDVRVSFLKDDLTGGDYCAYLLERFVLPSMAAMTDVPKYELMVNFEVESPEDAPFRVRRIRAPMLY; from the exons ATGCACAACATCCTCAAAGATGCATTATCCTACCTTTCGCTCTATGGAGCGCTCAAGAACTACTGTCGACGCTGGAAGAGTACCGTCAAGAGCCACAAGCTGAGGCACCCGCTGACACTGCCTCCGCCAGAGAGCAGGCCGCTTCCCATATATCACCggaaaaagcagcagcagcagcaacagcaaagGTATCAACCGCAGACCGAGTCGATCTTCTTCACGCTTCCGTTGGAGATACGCAGACAGATATATTCATACGCCTTTGGTGGGAGAGCCGTGAAGAGGCCCTTTCTTGTGAGATCCGTGGACTGGCATGCGGGAGGGCATCAGCACAGTAGCCATGCCTCCCAACAGCAGCATGTCCCGCGGCGGATACAATGGGCGGACATCATCCCCATAGCGTTGCTTCAGACCTGCCGGCAGAT CTACACCGAAGCTATCGAGGTGTTCTATTCGGACGCTATATTCAAGGCCTTCACCCCGGTAGACATGAATAGGATATTTATGGGTGTCCCTTCCCAACGCCTGGACTCCGTTCGCTCCATCTGGATCGACATCCGCTTCGCGATCACTTGCTCCCTGCAGTGTGACGGCCTCGAGGAGGTATTCGACGAGCGCACTTGGGCCGAGGTCGTGAGGTCGTTCGCCAGGTTTCCTCGTCTCCGAGATGTGCGTGTTTCGTTTCTCAAGGACGACTTGACGGGCGGCGACTATTGCGCGTACCTGCTTGAACGTTTTGTGCTGCCGTCGATGGCCGCGATGACAGACGTACCCAAGTATGAGTTGATGGTGAACTTTGAAGTTGAGAGCCCTGAGGATGCCCCATTTCGAGTAAGACGCATCAGGGCTCCCATGTTATACTGA
- a CDS encoding uncharacterized protein (EggNog:ENOG410PP1W~COG:K), translating to MGSVASPTTLMLRRNGKPHSCEPCRISKVKCDHTTPICQRCESRGIVSKCYYHPAPLTKRVKPSPGSEDSQERPNKRKKPARRTKSPTVASAISPTNLECGLATDQSAYLGSTSFLSVFHDTVPQLSNIAIQPIPPELVRWQNRHLSLQSQLFRLLSAFDLYDRLIENYYDWGLFTIIPAPLILNSLRFTRRYMENEETSNPKQRNLYRRISQNTAKPLQLSTETTAEEFCHSFTGENLRWEFIGVIFAMAGLGAISGLTSPATNLAIRFDDGNELSRSSFAAQMVAASNDAIEISRQHEKLNDVMIWLEYTHCVLISMVLDERSHIVYRGFGTLISDMFAMGYHRHQPPGPGIPFFLSQTRKRIFAAAYRSDKNLATFLGRPPRIQHLYCDNTIPLDLDDETLMLNGEELNAAVEKLDADGWNPDKTQNGKFRSASVIRIRYMISAQREKILELSLGRKTDNSVEVLYKNYQECQNIWASIPIQFRYDANCWKTFRPVSCIAMLVIYLEYLHSLFHIQRILCQQNIAAASSLLNTSMQLLTTVLHLLKQPEQPTETQTNFSWIFLFYGLPAAGVLATELYQSTLSAVPWPSSTPPRSQIIRDLGMIISWFETAALPINPTTRVCVEITKVLSKLLDDALNYQPSGPQQQEEEQEHPQRRQESQLRLLDQVDRARSTSQANIASGTGAAPGDANERRDPTRAEGEQSRQQQVCDNPEQAQPLLAPEAPEIGIGIDDQFTSEKFLSWLDDLDWDATVPDLLF from the exons ATGGGGTCCGTCGCAAGTCCGACAACGTTGATGCTTCGGCGCAACGGTAAGCCGCATTCATGCGAGCCATGTCGGATCTCCAAGGTCAAATGCGACCACACGACTCCGATCTGTCAAAGATGCGAGAGCCGCGGCATAGTATCCAAG TGCTATTATCACCCGGCGCCGTTGACCAAACGGGTGAAACCGAGTCCTGGAAGTGAAGACTCCCAGGAGAGGCCGAATAAGCGGAAAAAGCCTGCCCGCAGGACAAAATCACCCACTGTGGCTTCGGCCATCTCTCCCACGAATCTTGAATGTGGTCTGGCGACAGACCAAAGTGCCTACCTTGGGTCCACCAGCTTCCTTTCAGTGTTTCATGACACTGTTCCCCAGCTGTCCAATATTGCCATTCAGCCTATCCCACCGGAACTGGTCCGCTGGCAGAATAGGCATCTGTCCCTCCAGTCCCAACTTTTTAGGCTGCTTTCTGCCTTCGACCTGTATGACAGGCTCATAGAGAACTACTACGATTGGGGATTGTTCACCATCATTCCAGCGCCTTTGATTCTGAACTCCCTCCGCTTCACGCGGAGATATATGGAGAATGAGGAAACATCCAACCCCAAACAGAGAAACCTGTATCGAAGGATCAGCCAAAACACGGCGAAGCCGCTTCAGCTGTCGACGGAGACAACCGCGGAAGAGTTCTGCCACTCATTCACTGGCGAAAATCTCAGATGGGAGTTTATAGGGGTTATTTTCGCCATGGCTGGGTTGGGTGCGATCAGTGGATTGACATCGCCCGCTACCAACTTGGCCATTCGCTTTGACGACGGGAACGAACTCAGCAGGTCGTCGTTCGCCGCGCAGATGGTGGCTGCGAGTAATGATGCAATTGAAATATCTCGACAGCACGAAAAGCTCAACGACGTTATGATATGGCTTGAATATACCCATTGCGTGCTCATTTCTATGGTCCTTGATGAGAGAA GCCATATCGTGTATAGAGGCTTTGGTACCCTGATATCTGACATGTTTGCAATGGGTTATCACCGTCACCAACCTCCCGGGCCTGGGATCCCGTTCTTCCTCTCTCAGACTCGCAAGAGAATATTCGCAGCAGCATACCGCTCGGACAAGAATCTTGCTACATTTTTGGGAAGACCTCCGCGAATTCAACATCTGTACTGCGACAACACCATTCCATTGGATCTGGATGACGAGACTTTGATGCTGAATGGAGAAGAGCTAAATGCCGCCGTTGAGAAGCTCGACGCTGACGGGTGGAACCCGGACAAGACGCAGAACGGGAAGTTTCGCTCAGCAAGCGTCATAAGAATACGGTATATGATATCCGCCCAAAGAGAAAAGATCCTCGAACTGTCGCTCGGGCGGAAGACGGATAATTCTGTAGAAGTTCTCTA CAAAAACTACCAAGAATGCCAGAATATCTGGGCCAGCATTCCTATCCAGTTCCGATACGACGCGAACTGCTGGAAAACCTTCCGTCCCGTTTCCTGTATTGCGATGCTCGTCATCTACCTCGAGTATCTCCACAGTCTCTTCCACATCCAACGCATACTCTGCCAGCAGAACATCGCCGCAGCCTCCTCCCTCCTCAACACCTCCATGCAACTTCTCACCACcgtcctccacctcctcaAACAGCCCGAACAACCCACAGAAACCCAAACAAACTTCTCCTGGATC TTCCTCTTCTACGGCCTCCCCGCCGCCGGAGTTCTCGCCACCGAACTCTACCAATCCACCCTCTCCGCCGTCCCCTGGCCCTCATCCACCCCTCCCCGCTCCCAAATAATCCGCGACCTCGGCATGATAATCTCCTGGTTTGAAACCGCCGCTCTCCCGATCAACCCTACCACCCGCGTCTGCGTGGAAATCACCAAAGTCCTGAGCAAATTGCTTGATGACGCGCTGAACTATCAGCCGAGCGGCCCGCagcagcaggaggaggagcaggaACACCCACAGCGACGCCAAGAATCGCAACTGCGGCTCCTGGATCAGGTGGACCGTGCGCGAAGCACGTCGCAAGCCAACATTGCTTCTGGCACTGGCGCTGCTCCCGGTGATGCCAACGAAAGACGAGATCCGACCCGTGCTGAGGGTGAACAAAGCCGTCAACAGCAAGTCTGTGACAACCCCGAACAGGCCCAACCGCTGCTAGCACCCGAAGCGCCGGAAATCGGTATCGGTATCGACGATCAATTTACAAGTGAGAAATTCCTGAGCTGGCTTGATGATCTTGACTGGGACGCGACAGTGCCAGACCTCCTTTTCTAA
- the HEK2 gene encoding RNA binding protein, heterogenous nuclear RNP-K like protein (EggNog:ENOG410PK1N~COG:A~BUSCO:9544at33183) → MSATEQQQATGAPGHEEGLSESFNRVNLSEQGEDITPKTEEEYAQSMLTLRAIVSTKEAGVIIGKAGKNVADLRDETGVKAGVSKVVQGVHDRVLTVTGPLQGTAKAYGMVAKSLLEGAPQMGMGGIIQNNGTHPVRLLISHNQMGTIIGRNGLKIKCIQDASGVRMVAQKEMLPQSTERIVEVQGTPEGIEKAVWEIGKCLIDDWQRGTGTVLYNPAVRANVGGASMNSAFVGPNPNTYSGRPYNRTGNGADFSDHPGTYNRRHNSDAPNRGIPLVTEDGEEVQTQNISIPSDMVGCIIGRGGSKISEIRRSSGARISIAKAAHDETGERMFTIMGSAQANEKALYLLYENLEAEKMRRSQQPQE, encoded by the exons ATGTCTGCGACTGAACAGCAACAAGCTACTGGCGCCCCCGGCCACGAAGAGGGTCTCAGCGAATCTTTCAATCGCGTCAACCTGAGCGAACAAGGGGAAGATATCACTCCCAAGACCGAAGAAGAATATGCCCAGTCCATGTTGACCCTCCGGGCAATCGTCTCGACCAAGGAAGCTGGTGTCATTATCGGCAAGGCCGGCAAGAACGTCGCTGATCTGAGAGATGAAACCGGTGTCAAGGCTGGCGTCAGCAAGGTCGTCCAGGGCGTGCACGATCGGGTGTTAACCGTCACAGGGCCCCTTCAGGGAACCGCTAAGGCCTACGGAATGGTCGCCAAGAGTTTGCTTGAGGGTGCGCCCCAGATGGGCATGGGTGGAATCATCCAGAACAACGGCACTCATC CTGTTCGCCTTCTCATCTCCCACAACCAGATGGGAACTATCATTGGCCGAAACGGCCTGAAAATCAAATGCATTCAAGATGCTTCTGGAGTTCGCATGGTCGCCCAGAAAGAGATGCTCCCGCAGTCGACCGAACGAATCGTTGAAGTCCAAGGAACCCCAGAGGGTATCGAAAAGGCTGTCTGGGAAATCGGCAAGTGTCTCATCGATGACTGGCAGCGTGGAACGGGAACTGTTCTCTACAACCCCGCTGTTCGAGCCAACGTTGGCGGCGCGTCGATGAACAGCGCGTTCGTTGGACCAAACCCTAATACTTATAGCGGACGTCCTTACAATCGCACCGGCAATGGAGCTGACTTCAGCGACCATCCCGGCACTTATAACAGACGACACAATTCAGATGCACCAAATCGTGGCATTCCCCTCGTAACCGAAGATGGTGAGGAGGTCCAGACCCAAAACATCAGCATTCCTTCTGATATGGTCGGATGCATTATTGGAAGAGGCGGCAGCAAAATTAGCGAGATTCGACGGAGCTCTGGTGCACGAATCTCTATCGCGAAGGCTGCGCATGATGAAACGGGCGAACGTATGTTTACCATCATGGGAAGCGCTCAAGCCAATGAAAAAGCACTCTATCTTCTTTACGAAAACCTCGAAGCTGAGAAGATGCGACGCAGCCAGCAGCCCCAGGAGTGA
- a CDS encoding uncharacterized protein (EggNog:ENOG410PG9N~COG:Q~BUSCO:8400at33183) produces the protein MAAKGTMKAVVFKGPYKVELEDRPIPQIQSPKDIIVKVTYTALCGSELHVFRGHQPSGAGFIMGHEYTGIVTEVGSDVKTVKPGDKIVSPFTSSCGECFYCKRGFSSRCEQSQLLGSATLDGGQAEYVRMPNADGTVMKAPEGINDHALVLMADIFPTGYFAASNAFKEFTKEQISELTVVLIGCGPVGLCALINAEDYKPKHLLAVDSIPSRLELARSLGAEPWNYQTDREGLDKRVKELTDGRGADVVIEVVGLSPALKMGFELLRPWGTISSVGVHNGEIPWTGNQAYGKNLKVQMGRCPVRSIFPQALDMLKKKQHLLGFMADKIMPLSQAVEGYGIFDKMQVQKVIFDASQ, from the exons atggcgGCCAAAGGTACCATGAAGGCGGTCGTATTCAAGGGCCCCTACAAGGTCGAGTTGGAGGACCGACCTATCCCGCAGATTCAAAGCCCAAAGGATATCATTGTTAAGGTCACATACACAGCGCTTTGCGGCAG TGAGCTTCATGTCTTCCGTGGCCACCAGCCGTCTGGGGCGGGATTCATCATGGGCCACGAGTACACTGGCATTGTGACAGAAGTCGGAAGTGATGTCAAGACGGTGAAACCAGGAGACAAGATTGTTAGCCCATTTACGTCGTCATG CGGAGAGTGTTTTTACTGTAAACGAGGATTCTCTTCGCGCTGCGAACAGAGTCAGTTACTGGGGTCGGCGACGTTAGATGGTGGCCAGGCTGAATAT GTTCGAATGCCAAATGCTGATGGCACCGTAATGAAAGCACCAGAGGGAATCAACGACCATGCTTTGGTTCTGATGGCCGATATCTTCCCCACAGGGTATTTCGCAGCGAGCAACGCATTCAAGGAGTTTACCAAGGAGCAAATTTCGGAGCTGACGGTCGTCTTGATCGGTTGCGGCCCGGTCGGCCTCTGCGCTCTTATAAATGCAGAGGACTATAAGCCCAAGCACCTTCTCGCAGTTGACTCCATCCCATCACGGCTTGAACTGGCCAGGTCGCTGGGCGCGGAACCATGGAATTATCAAACTGATCGGGAGGGATTGGACAAGCGGGTAAAGGAGCTGACAGACGGTCGTGGTGCTGATGTGGTTATCGAAGTTGTCGGGTTGAGTCCCGCCCTCAAGATGGGCTTTGAGTTGCTCCGGCCTTGGGGGACGATCAGTAGCGTCGGAGTCCATAACGGAGAG ATCCCATGGACCGGAAATCAAGCCTATGGAAAGAACTTGAAGGTGCAGATGGGTCGATGTCCAGTGAGATCGATCTTCCCACAGGCTCTCGatatgctgaagaagaagcagcaCCTGCTCGG GTTTATGGCCGACAAAATCATGCCGCTGAGCCAGGCAGTTGAAGGGTATGGAATCTTCGACAAAATGCAGGTTCAAAAGGTCATTTTCGACGCCAGTCAATAG